In bacterium, one DNA window encodes the following:
- a CDS encoding glycosyl hydrolase 115 family protein, which translates to MIDSLARCIKSLAALLLFLSCTCALASDPKYVRFDKGPGDFTLVEAGKCTPFFASSAEYPGVLRVMSSLQEDLRKVTGAAPEIVLDEVPHSGTPILIGTLGKSPLIDRIVAEKRLDPTGLAGKWETFVTQIIENPLPGISRALVIAGSDKRGTIYGLYDLSNQIGVSAWHFWSDVTPRHRDALYVTPGLHTLGEPKVKYRGIFINDEAPALSGWAFEKFGGFNSRMYEHVFDLILRMKGNYLWPAMWGRMFCVEDTLNPTQADEYGVVIATSHHEPMMRAHAEWARYGTGPWNYESNAMALQQFWREGIRRMGRHESVVTIGMRGDGDEPMSEAANIALLERIVADQRRIIAEETGRPAEETPQVWALYKEVQEYYDKGMKVPEDVTLLLCDDNWGNIRKLPRPGDPPRRGGYGVYYHFDYVGGPRNYKWLNTNQVSRIWEQMHLAYEMGARQIWIVNVGDIKPMELPTEFFLDYAWNPEAWPIERLPHYTLDWAARQFGPEYSTEIAALLEAYTRFNSRRKPELLEPGTYSLSNYQEWERVVAEYTALADKAQKLYDGLAPEQRDAFYQIVLHPVTACANLNALYFTVARNRLYAAQGRALTNALADRAEVLFAEDARISRYYNTELAGGKWSHMMDQTHIGYTYWQQPDANIMPAVQRISLPVAAEMGVAVEGSTQWWPHASEAAVLPELDPHIKPYSYIELFNRGEAPFKYTIKPGKKWLKLDAPRGSVTEEMRILVSADWRKVPPGHHRIPLTITAPDGRRVTITVPFHQPAASASDLRNCFIESDGCVSMEAGHYSHAVNSAEMYWSEIPGLGRTLSGMTPFPVTARSMAADLLRNGAVLIDGKGALRALEPETLQPRTIPLDSLPHLEYHLHLFSAGLAKVKVYLSPTLDFHNSGGLRYAVSFNDEPPQIVNMHDQMAWEEWVSNAVAVQATSHTLVDTGAQVLKFWAVDPGVVLQRLVVETSGARPSYLGPPETRYIPDRSEHR; encoded by the coding sequence ATGATCGATTCGCTTGCTCGCTGTATCAAATCTCTGGCTGCCCTCCTGCTTTTCCTCTCCTGCACCTGCGCCCTAGCGTCGGATCCGAAGTATGTCCGCTTTGACAAAGGGCCCGGCGATTTCACGCTCGTGGAAGCCGGCAAATGCACCCCGTTTTTTGCCAGCAGCGCGGAGTATCCTGGTGTTTTGAGGGTGATGTCCAGCCTCCAGGAGGATTTGCGCAAGGTGACCGGCGCAGCGCCGGAGATCGTCCTCGACGAGGTGCCGCACTCCGGGACTCCGATTCTGATTGGCACGCTGGGCAAAAGCCCGCTCATCGACCGGATAGTGGCGGAGAAGCGACTGGATCCCACCGGGCTGGCGGGGAAATGGGAGACCTTTGTCACCCAGATTATCGAAAATCCTCTCCCTGGAATCAGTCGCGCCCTGGTGATCGCCGGAAGCGACAAGCGCGGCACGATCTACGGGCTGTACGACCTCTCCAACCAGATCGGCGTCTCGGCCTGGCATTTCTGGAGCGACGTGACTCCCCGGCATCGCGACGCCCTCTACGTGACCCCGGGCCTCCACACCCTCGGCGAGCCCAAAGTCAAATACCGCGGCATTTTTATCAATGATGAAGCCCCCGCTCTCAGCGGCTGGGCCTTTGAGAAGTTCGGCGGCTTCAACAGCCGGATGTATGAGCACGTCTTCGATCTCATTCTGCGCATGAAGGGTAACTATCTCTGGCCGGCGATGTGGGGACGCATGTTCTGTGTTGAAGATACCTTGAATCCCACCCAGGCGGACGAGTATGGTGTGGTCATCGCCACCTCCCATCATGAACCGATGATGCGTGCACACGCCGAGTGGGCGCGTTACGGCACCGGGCCGTGGAACTATGAGTCCAATGCGATGGCCCTACAGCAATTCTGGCGCGAGGGTATCCGGCGGATGGGCCGGCACGAGAGCGTGGTGACCATCGGCATGCGCGGCGATGGCGATGAGCCGATGAGCGAAGCGGCCAACATCGCCCTACTTGAGCGCATCGTCGCCGACCAGCGCCGCATCATTGCAGAAGAGACAGGCAGGCCGGCGGAAGAGACGCCGCAGGTCTGGGCGTTGTACAAAGAGGTTCAAGAGTATTACGACAAGGGGATGAAGGTGCCGGAGGATGTCACCCTACTGCTCTGCGATGACAATTGGGGCAATATCCGCAAGTTGCCGCGGCCGGGCGATCCGCCGCGCCGCGGCGGCTATGGCGTCTACTACCATTTCGACTACGTCGGTGGTCCGCGCAACTACAAGTGGCTCAATACCAATCAGGTTTCCCGCATCTGGGAACAGATGCACCTGGCCTATGAGATGGGAGCCCGGCAGATCTGGATCGTCAATGTCGGTGACATCAAACCGATGGAACTGCCCACCGAGTTCTTCTTGGACTATGCCTGGAATCCCGAGGCCTGGCCGATTGAACGTCTACCGCACTACACCCTGGATTGGGCCGCCCGCCAGTTCGGTCCCGAATACAGCACCGAAATCGCCGCGCTCCTTGAGGCTTACACCCGTTTCAACAGCCGCCGCAAGCCCGAGCTGCTCGAGCCGGGCACCTATAGTCTGAGCAACTATCAGGAATGGGAGCGTGTGGTGGCCGAGTACACCGCGCTGGCCGACAAGGCGCAAAAGTTGTACGACGGGCTTGCGCCGGAACAGCGTGACGCCTTTTATCAGATCGTCCTCCACCCTGTCACCGCTTGTGCCAACCTTAACGCGCTCTATTTCACCGTCGCCAGAAATCGCCTCTACGCGGCGCAGGGCCGCGCCCTGACCAATGCTTTGGCGGACCGCGCCGAAGTGCTCTTCGCGGAGGATGCCCGGATCTCCCGCTACTACAACACCGAACTGGCCGGTGGTAAGTGGAGCCATATGATGGACCAGACGCACATCGGCTACACGTACTGGCAGCAGCCCGACGCGAACATCATGCCGGCCGTGCAGCGGATTAGCCTTCCAGTGGCAGCGGAGATGGGAGTGGCCGTTGAGGGCTCGACGCAATGGTGGCCGCATGCTTCAGAGGCCGCTGTGCTCCCCGAACTCGATCCTCACATCAAACCTTACAGCTATATCGAACTATTCAACCGCGGGGAAGCGCCCTTCAAATACACCATCAAGCCCGGCAAAAAGTGGCTGAAGCTCGATGCCCCGCGCGGATCCGTCACCGAGGAAATGCGGATCCTGGTCTCGGCCGACTGGCGCAAGGTCCCCCCCGGACACCACCGCATCCCCCTCACCATTACAGCCCCTGACGGCCGCCGCGTGACCATCACCGTACCCTTCCACCAACCAGCCGCATCTGCAAGCGACCTGCGCAACTGCTTCATCGAGAGCGATGGCTGCGTTTCCATGGAGGCCGGGCACTATAGCCACGCTGTAAATTCAGCCGAAATGTACTGGAGTGAAATCCCCGGTCTGGGGCGCACCCTTTCTGGGATGACCCCTTTCCCGGTCACCGCCCGGTCGATGGCAGCGGACCTGCTGCGGAATGGCGCCGTTCTCATCGACGGCAAGGGCGCACTGCGGGCGCTTGAGCCCGAGACCCTGCAACCGCGGACGATTCCTCTGGATTCCCTGCCCCATCTGGAGTATCACCTTCACCTCTTCAGCGCGGGCCTGGCCAAAGTCAAAGTCTATCTTTCGCCCACCCTGGATTTTCACAACAGCGGCGGATTGCGCTATGCGGTTTCCTTCAATGATGAACCACCGCAAATCGTCAACATGCACGACCAGATGGCGTGGGAAGAATGGGTGAGCAATGCGGTCGCCGTTCAAGCCACCTCCCACACCCTAGTAGACACGGGGGCGCAGGTGCTCAAATTCTGGGCCGTCGATCCCGGCGTGGTGCTGCAACGCCTGGTGGTCGAGACCAGCGGCGCCAGGCCCAGCTATCTCGGCCCGCCCGAAACTCGCTATATTCCCGACCGCTCCGAGCACCGGTGA
- a CDS encoding alpha/beta hydrolase-fold protein has product MVRFRLWWVVVAVGLVCGVSAGFAASESALAAKFLKRSHTYKTTLPYRLFIPERYDASRTYPLILALHGAGERGKDNELQLKANALGTVWADSALQARNPCFIVVPQCPADRQWVNTDWSKGSYSIGAVGISDELLTVSNLLDSLTREFPINTDRLYVIGLSMGGYGTWDLISRYPARFAAAVPMCGGADSSCACALRNMPLWIFHGSEDATVPVRASREMVEALIHSDRACVFTEFNYRYGTNARMTDSVLTDKVNLNAPLLYTEYAGKGHAIWSQSLALPQLAKWLFAQKRTVEVIQPKVPQIDIMEIAFNYPNPFNPSTTIEYSLKKSTLVAIDILNLAGQKIVQLASGRQEAGRHFVRFDAKDLPSGNYFFRIITPDWVQHGNMILLK; this is encoded by the coding sequence ATGGTACGATTCAGACTGTGGTGGGTGGTTGTGGCGGTGGGGCTGGTCTGTGGTGTTTCTGCTGGTTTTGCTGCAAGTGAATCCGCTCTCGCTGCGAAATTCCTCAAACGTTCCCATACGTACAAGACTACGCTCCCGTACCGGCTGTTCATTCCGGAGCGGTACGATGCGAGCAGGACCTATCCGCTGATCCTGGCGCTGCATGGCGCCGGCGAACGCGGCAAGGATAATGAGCTTCAGCTCAAGGCCAACGCCTTGGGAACAGTTTGGGCCGATAGCGCCCTGCAGGCCCGGAATCCCTGTTTTATCGTTGTGCCGCAGTGTCCCGCCGACCGCCAGTGGGTGAATACCGACTGGAGCAAGGGTAGCTACAGTATCGGAGCCGTCGGCATCAGCGATGAACTGCTGACGGTGAGCAATCTGCTCGACTCGCTGACGCGCGAGTTCCCCATCAATACCGACCGTCTCTATGTAATCGGTCTCTCTATGGGCGGTTACGGGACCTGGGATCTGATCTCGCGATATCCCGCCCGTTTTGCGGCAGCGGTGCCGATGTGCGGCGGGGCCGATTCCTCATGTGCCTGCGCCCTGCGCAACATGCCCCTGTGGATCTTTCATGGCAGCGAGGATGCCACGGTGCCGGTGCGCGCCTCTCGAGAGATGGTCGAGGCCCTGATCCACTCCGATCGCGCCTGCGTTTTCACCGAATTCAATTACCGTTACGGAACCAATGCCCGTATGACGGACAGCGTGCTCACCGACAAGGTCAACCTCAACGCCCCGCTGCTCTATACCGAGTATGCCGGCAAGGGACATGCCATCTGGTCACAGAGCCTGGCTCTGCCCCAACTGGCGAAATGGCTCTTCGCTCAGAAACGAACCGTCGAGGTAATCCAGCCCAAGGTGCCGCAGATCGATATCATGGAAATCGCCTTCAATTACCCCAATCCCTTCAACCCCTCGACAACGATCGAGTACTCGCTGAAAAAATCGACGCTGGTCGCGATCGATATCCTTAATCTGGCGGGGCAAAAAATTGTACAACTGGCCTCGGGGCGGCAGGAGGCGGGGCGTCATTTTGTGCGATTTGATGCCAAGGATTTGCCTTCGGGCAACTATTTCTTCCGCATCATCACGCCCGACTGGGTCCAGCACGGTAACATGATCTTGCTCAAGTAG
- a CDS encoding LacI family DNA-binding transcriptional regulator, translating into MKRITIEDVATRAGVSKGTVSAVLNGKNSVKPRTRERILEVMKELNFRPRGMARILKNGSEDRTIGVIIKDLNYPFYTSIATGVREYAINRGYQVLITSSENDHECEKRFTHLFSTKDIKGAIIAPIVEGEAEIEHLFKLKMINYPFVLLEEVKGIQANAVMIDNIKAIRQAVSYLIEGGHRRIVHFAGPPQSAHTQERIEGFRYAFSETTLAFNPAMIVSIGSRHEESFHNTLVWFKKLRREEYPTAIVCFNDQQAMAVLSALRELGIRVPDDISIIGNDDIDYAKLYPVPLTTIRAPQKEIGRRAAEILIRNIESPALLPPEQILLPTELVVRESSKTL; encoded by the coding sequence ATGAAGAGAATTACTATCGAGGATGTTGCCACGCGCGCTGGAGTCTCGAAGGGCACCGTCTCTGCGGTCCTCAATGGCAAAAACTCGGTCAAACCGCGCACGCGCGAACGCATCCTTGAGGTAATGAAGGAACTCAATTTCCGCCCGCGCGGGATGGCGCGAATCCTCAAGAACGGCAGCGAGGACCGTACCATCGGCGTCATCATCAAGGATTTGAATTATCCCTTCTATACCTCCATTGCCACCGGCGTGCGCGAATACGCCATCAACCGGGGTTACCAAGTCCTGATCACCAGCTCCGAGAACGATCACGAGTGCGAGAAACGCTTCACCCACCTCTTTTCCACCAAGGATATCAAGGGCGCCATCATCGCCCCCATTGTCGAGGGTGAGGCGGAGATCGAACACCTCTTCAAGCTCAAGATGATCAATTATCCCTTTGTCCTGCTCGAGGAGGTCAAGGGGATCCAAGCCAATGCAGTGATGATCGACAACATAAAGGCGATACGCCAGGCGGTCAGCTACCTGATTGAGGGCGGTCATCGCCGGATCGTCCATTTTGCTGGTCCCCCCCAATCCGCTCACACCCAGGAGCGCATCGAGGGTTTCCGCTATGCCTTCAGCGAGACTACGCTGGCCTTCAATCCGGCAATGATTGTTTCCATCGGTTCCCGGCATGAGGAGAGCTTTCACAATACCCTCGTCTGGTTCAAAAAATTGCGCCGGGAGGAGTACCCGACGGCGATTGTTTGCTTCAACGATCAACAGGCCATGGCCGTGCTGTCGGCCCTGCGTGAGCTCGGCATTCGGGTACCTGATGATATCTCCATTATTGGCAACGATGACATCGATTATGCCAAACTCTATCCGGTACCGCTGACGACCATCCGGGCGCCGCAGAAGGAGATCGGCCGTCGTGCTGCAGAGATCCTCATCCGCAACATCGAATCCCCGGCCCTGCTGCCGCCCGAGCAGATTCTGCTGCCAACGGAGTTGGTCGTCCGGGAGTCTTCAAAAACCCTCTAG
- a CDS encoding uroporphyrinogen decarboxylase family protein: MTDPQWELLLKVIRGEIIEPLPAGFIIDSPWLPNWYGISILDYFSNDRLWLDANLKAMQDFPEILFLPGFWSEYGMCTEPSAFGVRTYFPANEFPHAHRLLHSTAEIDELLLPDPSTDGLLPFVLNRLKLAQPEIEAAGHKIRFAVARGPLNIASYLMGSTEFLMAMMLEPEKVELLLQKITRFLQSWLQLQMATFPTIDGIFLLDDIIGFIGENEFKTFGLPCFKALYSLPVTVKFLHNDAACRVSAPYLPEMGVNLFNMGFDIPLNELKSLTQNQVTLLGNLPPRDVLAAGTPEAVEAATRDLVAALTDRRHVILSCGGGMPPGVRSANIAAFLRGRV; this comes from the coding sequence ATGACCGATCCGCAATGGGAACTTTTGCTGAAGGTGATCCGGGGCGAAATCATCGAACCCCTTCCCGCCGGTTTCATCATCGATTCTCCGTGGCTGCCGAACTGGTACGGCATCTCCATTCTGGATTACTTCAGCAATGACCGGCTCTGGCTCGATGCCAATCTCAAGGCGATGCAGGATTTCCCCGAGATACTCTTCCTCCCGGGTTTCTGGTCCGAGTATGGCATGTGCACCGAGCCCTCGGCCTTCGGAGTGCGCACCTATTTCCCGGCCAACGAGTTTCCACATGCACACCGGCTCCTCCATTCGACCGCCGAAATTGATGAATTGCTGCTCCCCGATCCCTCCACCGACGGCTTACTGCCCTTCGTCCTTAACCGGCTCAAGCTCGCACAACCGGAGATCGAAGCGGCAGGGCACAAGATCCGTTTCGCGGTGGCGCGCGGCCCGCTCAACATCGCCAGCTACCTCATGGGATCCACCGAATTTCTCATGGCGATGATGCTCGAGCCCGAGAAGGTCGAGCTGCTGCTGCAAAAAATCACCCGTTTTTTGCAGTCCTGGTTGCAGCTGCAGATGGCCACCTTTCCGACCATCGACGGCATTTTTCTGCTCGATGACATCATCGGCTTCATCGGCGAAAACGAGTTCAAGACCTTCGGGCTCCCCTGCTTCAAGGCGCTCTACAGTCTGCCGGTTACCGTCAAATTCCTCCACAACGACGCGGCTTGCCGGGTTTCTGCTCCCTACCTGCCGGAAATGGGGGTCAATCTTTTCAACATGGGATTCGACATCCCCCTGAATGAACTTAAAAGTCTGACGCAGAACCAGGTCACCCTGCTCGGCAATCTGCCGCCGCGGGATGTCCTGGCGGCCGGGACCCCCGAGGCCGTCGAAGCGGCCACCCGTGACCTGGTTGCGGCCCTGACCGATCGCCGGCACGTCATCCTCTCTTGCGGCGGCGGCATGCCCCCAGGGGTTCGCTCGGCTAATATTGCCGCCTTTTTGCGCGGGCGTGTTTGA
- a CDS encoding glycosyl hydrolase family 8, translating into MIRSSRCLRITLLISLLLCLLACHTPAIRPRPVTYPNLFTDLLRIEPAQVQARIDAAFNQLFYGDDSTQRVYYPAGPDKAYIEDILNNDVRTEGISYGMMIAVQLDKKKEFDCLWNWARTYMQHHNGPGAGLFAWHCRTNGEKLSYSSASDGEEWIVTALLFAHNRWGSGESPYNYRQQAQFILDAMLNKTAKSDEQRVITNMFNRDHKMVVFVPNGEADDFTDPSYHLPHYYELWAMWADKEKDFWRAAADSSRAFLKRAVHPRTGLAPDYARFDGSAMDAPWGGGHADFRYDAWRTAANIAVDWIWFGRDGWAVTQSNRLLEFFHGEGMKSYGGLYTLEGRKLADEQNPGLVAMNGTAALAATTPLRGDFVGAVWEMPIPSGPGRYYDGLLYLLALLQISGHFRVLAP; encoded by the coding sequence ATGATACGATCGAGCCGCTGTCTCAGGATTACCCTCCTGATCAGCCTTCTTCTTTGCCTCCTGGCCTGCCATACCCCAGCCATCCGCCCCCGGCCTGTGACGTACCCCAATCTCTTCACCGATTTGCTCCGGATCGAACCCGCCCAGGTGCAGGCGCGCATCGACGCCGCCTTCAACCAGCTCTTCTATGGCGACGACAGCACGCAACGCGTCTATTATCCGGCCGGTCCCGATAAGGCCTATATCGAGGATATCCTCAATAATGATGTGCGCACCGAAGGCATCTCGTACGGCATGATGATCGCTGTCCAGCTCGACAAGAAAAAAGAGTTTGATTGTCTGTGGAACTGGGCCAGGACCTACATGCAGCACCACAACGGTCCCGGCGCAGGTCTCTTCGCCTGGCACTGTCGCACCAATGGCGAAAAGCTCAGCTACAGCTCGGCATCGGACGGTGAGGAGTGGATTGTCACCGCCCTGCTCTTCGCCCATAACCGTTGGGGCAGCGGTGAGAGCCCCTACAATTATCGGCAACAGGCCCAGTTCATTCTCGATGCCATGCTCAATAAAACGGCCAAGTCCGATGAACAGCGCGTGATCACCAACATGTTCAATCGCGATCACAAGATGGTTGTCTTTGTACCCAACGGTGAGGCGGACGATTTCACCGATCCCTCCTACCATTTGCCGCACTATTATGAGCTGTGGGCGATGTGGGCCGATAAAGAGAAGGACTTCTGGCGGGCAGCCGCGGACAGCAGCCGAGCCTTCCTCAAACGGGCTGTCCACCCTCGAACCGGCCTGGCCCCGGATTATGCCCGCTTTGACGGGAGCGCTATGGATGCCCCGTGGGGTGGCGGCCACGCCGATTTCCGCTATGATGCCTGGCGCACGGCGGCCAACATCGCGGTCGACTGGATCTGGTTCGGCCGGGATGGCTGGGCGGTGACTCAATCCAACCGGCTGCTCGAATTCTTTCATGGGGAAGGGATGAAATCCTACGGCGGCCTTTACACCCTGGAGGGCCGCAAGCTCGCCGACGAGCAAAATCCCGGTCTGGTGGCCATGAATGGCACTGCAGCCCTGGCTGCGACGACCCCGCTGAGAGGCGACTTTGTCGGGGCGGTCTGGGAGATGCCGATCCCCTCCGGCCCCGGCCGCTATTATGACGGCCTGCTCTATTTGCTCGCGCTCCTCCAGATCAGCGGTCACTTCCGCGTTCTCGCACCCTGA
- a CDS encoding CotH kinase family protein, with the protein MFSMRKESSPSIRRGACRVIRRLIATGGGSAWVWVTGLALLTFSSLSAQTTGVAFTSSNLPIIRIDTGGKEIPDLTRIRATMKITYNGKSKRNAITDPANQYDGLIDIELRGSSSMAYPKKGYRLETVDASGNNRNVSLLGMPKENDWILYASYDDQSLMRNVLAYRISNEIGRYAPRVQYCELVLNNNYRGVYVFMEKIKQDKNRVAITEMSTADVTGDALTGGYIWKFDKEEGEQTAGWTSMQGLFYQYHDPKADDLVAAQKGYLKGWMNVFESVMLMPTRGDTSFGYPRYIDISSFVDHFILSEFFKNVDAYRISTFMYKDRDSKGGKLNAGPIWDFNLTLGKAWYAEDAGRVDEWEIDHDAYHPGDWPKVPFWWNLLGHDRYFAEKVKIRWAALSRTVLHPDTLDRRIDLIADTLAEARARDLKRWPEPSMDHSYAEELSRIKSWIRGRTLWINNHLWNLAAVDGAEAVEKGLEFVLCQNYPNPFNQGTSIRYCLPGRGRVWLRLFNLAGQEVATLAEGLQPAGEYRVALDGAGMASGVYFYRLEWERRVETRRLILLR; encoded by the coding sequence ATGTTCAGCATGCGCAAGGAGTCCAGCCCCTCCATCCGCAGGGGCGCTTGCAGGGTGATTCGCCGTTTGATCGCAACCGGCGGCGGATCTGCCTGGGTTTGGGTGACAGGCCTTGCCCTTCTGACTTTTTCGTCCCTCAGCGCCCAGACGACCGGGGTGGCATTCACCAGTTCCAACCTTCCCATCATCCGGATCGACACCGGCGGCAAGGAGATTCCCGATCTGACCCGTATCCGAGCCACGATGAAGATTACTTACAACGGCAAAAGCAAGCGTAACGCCATCACCGATCCTGCCAACCAATACGACGGCCTCATCGATATCGAATTGCGCGGCAGCTCCTCCATGGCCTATCCCAAAAAGGGCTACCGGCTCGAGACCGTCGACGCCAGCGGCAATAATCGCAATGTATCCCTCCTGGGCATGCCGAAAGAGAACGACTGGATCCTATATGCCTCTTATGATGATCAATCGCTGATGCGCAATGTTCTCGCCTATCGCATCTCCAATGAAATCGGCCGTTATGCGCCCCGTGTCCAATACTGCGAACTGGTGCTCAACAACAACTACCGCGGTGTCTATGTTTTCATGGAAAAGATCAAGCAAGATAAAAACCGGGTTGCCATCACCGAGATGAGCACAGCGGATGTGACCGGCGATGCCCTGACCGGCGGTTATATCTGGAAGTTTGATAAGGAGGAGGGCGAGCAGACCGCGGGCTGGACCTCGATGCAGGGTCTCTTTTATCAGTATCATGATCCCAAAGCCGATGATCTGGTGGCCGCCCAGAAAGGCTACCTCAAGGGCTGGATGAATGTCTTCGAATCGGTGATGCTGATGCCTACACGTGGTGATACCTCGTTTGGTTATCCCCGTTACATCGATATTTCTTCCTTTGTCGATCATTTTATTCTCAGTGAATTCTTCAAGAATGTCGATGCCTATCGCATCAGCACCTTTATGTATAAGGATCGGGACAGCAAGGGCGGCAAACTCAACGCCGGGCCGATCTGGGATTTCAATCTTACCCTCGGCAAGGCATGGTATGCGGAGGACGCCGGCCGCGTCGATGAATGGGAGATCGATCACGATGCCTATCACCCGGGCGATTGGCCTAAGGTGCCATTCTGGTGGAATCTTCTTGGCCATGACCGCTATTTCGCCGAAAAGGTCAAGATCCGCTGGGCGGCGCTAAGTCGCACTGTTCTACATCCGGATACGCTTGACCGGCGGATCGATCTGATCGCCGACACGCTGGCTGAGGCCCGCGCCCGGGATCTAAAACGCTGGCCCGAACCCTCGATGGACCACAGCTATGCCGAGGAACTGAGCCGGATCAAATCCTGGATTCGCGGTCGCACACTCTGGATCAATAACCACCTCTGGAACCTCGCAGCGGTCGACGGGGCGGAAGCAGTGGAGAAGGGCCTCGAATTCGTCCTTTGCCAGAATTACCCCAATCCCTTCAACCAGGGCACTTCGATCCGGTACTGCTTGCCCGGGCGGGGACGAGTCTGGCTGCGGCTCTTCAATTTAGCCGGTCAGGAGGTGGCGACGCTGGCTGAAGGCTTGCAGCCAGCGGGCGAATATCGTGTCGCCCTGGATGGCGCTGGGATGGCCAGTGGCGTCTATTTCTACCGGCTCGAATGGGAGCGGCGGGTGGAGACACGGCGCCTCATCCTGCTGCGCTGA